TGAAGACGCCGAACGTCGATTTCCGTCTGCGTCAGGCCGATTTCTCCGCCGCCGCGCAAGGCGCGCCGTGGCTTGGCATGCCGATCGCCGATCTGTCGGCCGTCGATGCCGCGTTCGTCGTCGGTTCGTTCCTGCGCCGCGATCATCCGCTTTTCGCGGCGCGTCTGCGCCAGGCGGCGAAGAACGGCGCGAAACTGCATTTCCTGCACGCTACGAGCGACGACGCATTGATCCCGACCGCGCAGCGCATCGTCGCCGCGCCGTCGGCATGGCTCGATGCGCTCGCGGGCGTCGCGGCCGCCGTCGCGCAGGCGCGCGGCGTCGCGCTGCCGGATGCGCTCGCGGGCGTCGAAGCGTCGGACGCCGCACGCGCGGTCGCGCAATCGCTCGCGAATGGCGAGCGCCGCGCCGTGCTGCTCGGCAACAGCGCCGTCCAGCATCCGCAGTTCGCGCGGATCCATGCAATCGCGCAGTGGATCGCCGACAACACGGGCGCGACGCTCGGCTTCCTGACGGAAGCGGCGAACACGGTCGGCGCGCACCTTGTCGGCGCGCTGCCCGGCGCGAACGGCCTGAACGCGCGCGACGCGTTCGCGCAGCCGCGCAAGGGGTACGTGCTTCTCAATGTCGAACCTGAATTCGACACCGCCGATCCCGCGCAGGCGCTCGCCGCGCTGAAGCAGGCGGAGACGGTCGTCGTGCTGTCGCCGTTCAAGTACGGCCTTGATTACGCGGACGTGCTGCTGCCGATCTCGCCGTTCACCGAAACGGCCGGCACCTACGTGAACGCGGAAGGTCGCGCGCAGTCGTTCAACGGCGTCGTGCGTCCGCTCGGCGACACGCGCCCCGCATGGAAGGTGCTGCGCGTGCTCGGCAGCCTGCTCGGCCTGCCGAATTTCGAGTACGAGACGTCGGAAGAAGTGCGCCTCGCCGCGCTCGGCGACGGCGAGATCGCGCCGCGCCTGTCGAACAAGACGTCGGCGGCGCCCGCGCGTGCAGTTGCGCAGGCCGCGAACGGCGCGCTCGAGCGTCTCGCCGACGTGCCGATCTATCATGCCGACGCGCTGTCGCGCCGCGCGGGCGCACTGCACCTGACGGCCGCGTCAAAGACGGCGCACAAGGCGGGCCTGCCCGCCGCGCTGTTCGACAAGCTCGGCCTGAAGAACGGCGACGCGGTGCGCGTGCGCCAGGGCGATCGCACGGTGCAGTTGCCGGCCGTGCGCGACGAGAATCTTGCGGAAGCCGTCGTTCGCGTGTCGGCGGCCACGCCTGCCGGCGCAGCGCTCGGCAGCCTGTCCGGTGAACTGGTGGTGGAGAAGGCGTAAATGAGCTTGTTCGATACGATCAACTCGGGCGGAGCCCAGCTTCTCGGCGTCGCATGGCCGACGGTGTGGGCGCTCGTGCGCATCCTCGTCGTCGCCGTCGTGATCCTGCTGTGCGTCGCGTACCTGATTCTGTGGGAACGCAAGCTGATCGGCTGGATGCACGTGCGTCTCGGTCCGAACCGCGTCGGCCCCGCGGGCCTGCTGCAGCCGATTGCCGACGTGCTGAAGCTGCTGCTCAAGGAAGTGATTCATCCGACGGCCGCGAGCCGCTGGCTGTATCTGATCGCGCCCGTGATGACGGTCGTGCCGGCGTTCGCGGTGTGGGCGGTAATTCCGTTCCAGGCGGGCGCGGTGCTCGCGAACATCAACGCCGGCTTGCTGTACGCGATGGCGATTTCGTCGATCGGCGTCTACGCGGTGATTCTCGCCGGTTGGGCGTCGAACTCGAAGTACGCGTTCCTCGGCGCGATGCGCGCGGCCGCGCAGATGGTGTCGTACGAAATTTCGATGGGCTTCGCGCTGGTGCTCGTGCTGATGACGGCGGGCAGCCTGAACCTGTCGGAGATCGTCGGCTCGCAGCAGCATGGCTTCTTCGCGGGCCACGGCGTGAACTTCCTGTCGTGGAACTGGCTGCCGCTGTTGCCGGTGTTCGTCATCTATTTCATCTCGGGCATCGCCGAAACGAACCGCCACCCGTTCGACGTGGTGGAAGGGGAATCGGAGATCGTCGCTGGTCACATGATCGACTACTCGGGGATGGCGTTCGCGCTGTTCTTCCTCGCCGAGTACATCAACATGATCGTGATCTCGGCGCTCGCGGCGACGCTGTTCCTCGGCGGCTGGGACGCGCCGTTCGAATTCCTGTCGTTCATTCCGGGCATCTTCTGGCTGGTGCTGAAAGTCTTCGCGCTGCTGTCGGTGTTCATTTGGGCCCGTGCGACGTTCCCGCGTTACCGCTACGACCAGATCATGCGCCTCGGCTGGAAGGTATTCCTGCCCGTCTGCGTGTTCTGGGTGATCGTGGTCGGTTTCTGGATGATGTCGCCGCTGAATATCTGGAAATAAAGGGCGGACGAAATCATGACGGCAATCCAACAGTTTTTTAAGACCTTCTTCCTGACCGAGCTGCTCAAGGGGCTCGCGCTGACCGGACGCTACACGTTCAAGCGCAAGTTCACCGTGCAGTTCCCCGAGGAGAAGACGCCGATTTCGCCGCGCTTTCGCGGGCTGCACGCACTGCGCCGCTACGAGAACGGCGAGGAGCGGTGCATCGCGTGCAAGCTGTGCGAAGCGGTGTGCCCGGCCATGGCGATTACGATCGAATCGGAGACGCGCGCGGACAACACCCGTCGCACGACGCGCTACGACATCGACCTGACGAAGTGCATCTTCTGCGGTTTCTGCGAAGAGAGCTGCCCGGTCGATTCGATCGTCGAGACGCAGATTCTCGAGTATCACGGCGAGAAGCGCGGCGATCTGTACTTCACGAAGGAAATGCTGCTCGCGGTGGGCGATCGCTACGAGAAGGAGATCGCGGCCGCGAAGGCCGCCGACGCGCGGTATCGGTGATCCTTCGGGAATCCGATACGCCGGCCCGGCGAGCGGGCCGGCAAGTCGCGGCAGCGCCGCGGCACGCCCGGCGGTGCCAGCCAACCGCGCCTGACAATGGCCTAATGATGAACCGGTAATCATGGACTTCACGACCGTACTCTTCTACATCTTCTCGCTGCTCCTCGTGGTGTCGGGGCTGAAGGTGATCACATCGCGCAACCCGGTGGCGTCTGCGCTCTTCCTCGTGCTCGCGTTCTTCAACGCGGCCGCGATCTGGATGCTGCTCGAGGCCGAGTTCCTCGCGATCCTGCTGGTGCTCGTCTACGTGGGCGCGGTGATGGTGCTGTTCCTCTTCGTCGTGATGATGCTCGACATCAACATCGACGTGCTGCGCCGTGACTTCAAGCGCTTCGTGCCGATGGCGACCGTGGTGGGCGCGATCATCGTCGTCGAGACGGCGCTGATCCTCTGGCGCGGCTACGGCGCGACGGGCTCGCCCGTGCGCGACATGGCCGCGGGCGCGCTCGCCGGCATGCCGAACACGAAACTGATCGGCAAGGTGATCTACACCGATTACATCTTCGCGTTCGAAATCGCGGGCCTCGTGCTGCTCGTCGCGATCATCGCGGCGGTCGCGCTGACCGCGCAGAAGGGCAAGGACAGCAAGCGCCAGCGCGTGTCCGAGCAGGTGAAGGTGCGCCGCGAGGATCGCGTGCGTCTCGTGAAGATGCAAGCCGACAAGCCGCAGACGGAAGCCGCCGCGAGCGACGCCGCGTCGGGCTCGAGCAACGGCTAAGCGAGAGGAGAAGAATCTATGTTGACCTTGGCTCATTACCTCGTGCTCGGCGCGATCCTGTTCGCGATCGCGATCGTCGGGATTTTCCTGAACCGCCGCAACATCATCATCATCCTGATGGCGATCGAGCTGATGCTGCTCGCGGTGAACACCAATTTCGTCGCGTTCTCGCACTACCTGGGCGACGTCCACGGCCAGATCTTCGTGTTCTTCGTGTTGACGGTCGCGGCGGCGGAAGCCGCAATCGGCCTCGCGATTCTGGTGACTCTGTTCCGCAAGCTCGACACGATCAATGTCGAGGATCTCGATCAGCTCAAAGGTTAATTTCAGGCAACGCTGTTATGTCAACGACACTCAATGAAAACCTGCTGCTGGCGATTCCGCTCGCTCCGCTGGCCGGCTCGCTGATCGCGGGGCTGTTCGGCAATGCGGTGGGGCGCAAGGGCGCACATCGCGTGACGATTCTCGGCGTCGCGGTCTCGTTCATTCTTTCCGCGATGGTGTTCTTCCAGGTACTGGGCGGCGCGAGCTACAACGCGACGGTCTACGAATGGATGAACGTCGGCTCGCTGAAGCTCGAGGTGGGCTTCCTCGTCGACACGCTGACCGCGATGATGATGGTCGTCGTCACGTTCGTGTCGCTGATGGTGCACATCTACACGATCGGCTACATGTCGGAAGAGGACGGCTACCAGCGCTTCTTCTCGTACATCTCGCTGTTCACGTTCTCGATGCTGATGCTCGTGATGAGCAACAACTTCCTGCAGCTGTTCTTCGGCTGGGAAGCGGTGGGTCTCGTGTCGTACCTGCTGATCGGCTTCTACTTCACGCGTGAGAGCGCGATCTACGCGAACATGAAGGCGTTCCTCGTGAATCGCGTGGGCGACTTCGGCTTCCTGCTCGGCATCGGCCTCATCCTGGCGTACGCCGGCTCGATGAACTACGGCGAAGTGTTCGCGAAGCGCGCGGAGCTCGCGGCGCTGAATTTTCCGGGCACTCAGTGGGGTTTGCTGACCGTCGCTTGCATTTGCCTCTTCATCGGCGCGATGGGTAAGTCCGCACAGTTCCCGCTGCACGTGTGGCTGCCCGACTCGATGGAAGGCCCGACGCCGATCTCCGCGCTGATTCACGCGGCGACGATGGTGACGGCCGGCATCTTCATGGTCACCCGCATGTCGCCGCTGTTCGAGCTGTCCGACGCCGCGCTGTCGTTCATCACGGTGATCGGCGCGATCACGGCGCTCTTCATGGGCTTCCTCGGCATTGTCCAGAACGACATCAAGCGCGTCGTCGCGTATTCGACGCTGTCGCAGCTCGGCTACATGACGGTCGCGCTCGGCGTGTCCGCGTACCCGGTCGCCGTGTTCCATCTGATGACGCACGCGTTCTTCAAGGCGCTGCTGTTCCTCGGCGCGGGCTCGGTGATCATCGGCATGCACCACGATCAGGACATGCGCAACATGGGCGGCCTGCGCAAGTACATGCCGATCACGTGGATCACGTCGCTCGTCGGCTCGCTCGCGCTGATCGGCACGCCGTTCTTCTCGGGCTTCTACTCGAAGGACTCGATCATCGACGCGGTGAAGCTGTCGCACCTGCCGGGCTCGGGCTTCGCGTACTTCGCGGTTGTCGCGAGCGTGTTCGTCACGGCGCTGTACTCGTTCCGGATGTACTTCCTCGTGTTCCACGGCGAGGAGCGTTTCCGCCATCCGAAGGCGTTCGGCAACAACCACGGCGCCGAATCGGCCGCGCATCACGGCCATGACGACGACCACGGCCACGGCCATGCGCACGAGCCGCACGAAACGCCTTGGGTCGTCTGGGTGCCGCTCGTGCTGCTTGCGATTCCGTCGGTCATCATCGGTGCGATCGCGATCGGCCCGATGCTGTACGGCGATTTCTTCCAGCACGGCGTCGCGTTCGACAAGGTGATCTTCATCGGCCAGAACCACCCGGCGCTCGCCGAGATGGCGGAGGAATTCCACGGCTGGACGGCGATGGGGCTGCACTCGGTGTCGGGCCTGCCCGTGTGGCTCGCGCTCGCGGGCGTCGTCGTCGCGTGGTTCCTGTACCTGAAGCGCCCGGATCTGCCGGCTGCGATCCGTCGTGCGTTCGGCCCGATCTACACGCTGCTCGACAACAAGTACTACATGGACAAGATCAACGAGGTCGTGTTCGCGAAGGGCTCGATCGCGATCGGCCGCGGTCTGTGGAAGGAAGGCGACGTCGTGGTGATCGACGGCCTCGTCAACGGCAGCGCGCGCTTCATCGGCTGGTTCGCCGGCGTGATCCGCTTCCTCCAATCCGGTTACATCTATCACTACGCGTTCGCCATGATCATCGGCATGCTGGGGCTCCTGACCCTGTTTGTAACGCTCGGCGGCAAATAAGGCGGGGGACGACTAATGCACTCTTTTCCGATTCTCAGTACCGCGATCTGGTTGCCGATCGTGTTCGGCCTCGTCGTGCTCGCGGTCGGCTCCGACAAGAATCCCGGCGCGGCGCGCTGGATCGCGCTGATCGGCTCGCTCGCGGGCCTGGCCGTGACGATTCCGCTGATCACGGGCTTTGACTCGAGCACCGCCGCGCTGCAGTTCGTCGAGCAAACGACTTGGATCGAACGTTTCAACATCTCGTATCACCTGGGCGTCGACGGCATCTCGATGTGGTTCGTCGTGTTGACCGCGCTCATCACGGTGATCGTCGTGATCGCCGGCTGGGAGGTGATCACCGAGAACGTGTCGCAGTATCTCGCCGCGTTCCTGATCCTGTCGGGGATCATGATCGGCGTGTTCTCGGCGGCTGACGGCCTGCTGTTCTACGTGTTCTTCGAGGCGACGCTGATCCCGATGTACATCATCATCGGCGTGTGGGGCGGCCCGAACCGCGTGTACGCGGCGTTCAAGTTCTTCCTGTACACGCTCGCCGGCTCGCTGCTGATGCTGGTCGCGCTGATCTACCTGTACACGCAGACGCACTCGTTCGATCTCGCGACGTGGCAGAACGCGAAGATCGCGATGACGCCGCAGGTGCTGCTCTTCATCGCGTTCTTCCTCGCGTTCGCGGTGAAGGTGCCGATGTGGCCGGTGCACACCTGGCTGCCGGACGCGCACGTCGAAGCGCCGACGGGCGGCTCGGTCGTGCTGGCCGCGATCATGCTGAAGCTCGGTGCGTACGGCTTCCTGCGCTTCTCGCTGCCGATCACGCCGGACGCGAGCCACTTCTTCGCGCCCGTCGTGATCGCGCTGTCGCTGACCGCGGTGATCTACATCGGCCTCGTCGCGATGGTGCAGGCGGACATGAAGAAGCTCGTCGCCTATTCGTCGATCGCGCACATGGGCTTCGTCACGCTCGGCTTCTTCATCTTCAACCAGCTCGGCGTCGAGGGCGCGATCGTCCAGATGATCTCGCACGGCTTCGTGTCGGGCGCGATGTTCCTCTGCATCGGTGTGCTGTACGACCGCCTGCACTCGCGCCAGATCGCCGATTACGGCGGCGTCGTCAACGTGATGCCGAAGTTCGCCGCGTTCGCGATGCTGTTCTCGATGGCCAACTGCGGCCTGCCGGGCACGTCGGGCTTCGTCGGTGAGTTCATGGTGATCCTCGCGGCGGTTCAGTACAACTTCTGGATCGCGTTCGGCGCGGCGTTCACGCTGATTCTCGGCGCGGCGTACACGCTGTGGATGTACAAGCGCGTGTACTTCGGCGCGGTGACGAGCGACAAGGTCGCGAAGCTGTCGGACATCAGCCGTCGCGAATTCACGATGCTCGCCGTGCTCGCCGCGTTCACGCTGCTGATGGGCCTCTATCCGAAGCCCTTCACCGACGTGATGCACGTTTCCGTGGAAAACCTCCTCTCCCACGTCGCGCAGTCGAAACTGCCGCTGGCCCAGTAAGCCCGAGCGGAGGATACAAAGATCATGCAAAACGCACCTATGAATGTCCTGTTGCCTGATGCGCTGGTGATGGCCGCCATCATCGTCGCCTGGCTGAACGACACCTTCGTCGGCGCAGCCGGCCGCCGCCTCACGTATCTGATCGCGGTCGTCGCGTCGGCGGCGGCGGGCGTGTGGTTCGCACTGCAAGCCTTCGATCCGCAGCAGTATTACTTCTTCTCGCGGATGGTCGTGGTCGATTCGTTCGCGAGCGCGATGAAGGCGGTCGTGTCGATCGGCTTCGCGGTGACACTCGTCTACTCGCGCAAGTACCTCGAGGATCGCGACCTGTTCCGCGGCGACGTGTTCCTGCTCGGCATGTTCTCGCTGCTCGGCCAGCTCGTGATGATCTCGGGCAACAACTTCCTCACGCTGTACCTCGGCCTCGAGCTGATGTCGCTGTCGCTGTACGCGGTGATCGCGCTGCGTCGCGACGGCGCGCAGTCGAGCGAAGCGGCGATGAAGTACTACGTGCTCGGCGCGCTCGCTTCGGGCTTCGTGCTTTACGGGATTTCGATGCTGTACGGCGCGACGGGCTCGCTCGAGCTGAACGAAGTGCTGAAGGCGGTCGCATCGGGCCGCATCAACGACGCGGTGCTGCTGTTCGGCGTGATCTTCATCGTCGCGGGCGTCGCGTTCAAGCTCGGCGCCGTGCCGTTCCACATGTGGGTGCCGGACGTCTACCAGGGCGCACCCACCGCGATGACGCTCTTCGTCGGCGGCGGCCCGAAGGTCGCGGCGTTCGCGTGGGGCCTGCGCTTCCTCGTGATGGGCCTGCTGCCGCTCGCGGTCGACTGGCAGGAAATGCTCGTGATCCTCGCCGCGCTGTCGCTGATCGTCGGCAACATTACCGGTATCGTCCAGCGCAACATCAAGCGGATGCTCGCGTACTCGGCGATCTCGAACATGGGCTTCGTGCTGCTCGGTCTGCTCGCGGGCGTCGTCAACGGCAATCCGTCGTCGGCGGCGAGCGCTTACAGCTCGGCGATGTTCTACACGATCGTCTACCTCGTGACCACGCTCGGCTCGTTCGGTGTCGTGATGCTGCTTGCGCGCCGCGATTTCGAAGCGGAAACGCTCGACGACTTCAAGGGCCTCAACAAGCGCAGCCCGGTGTTCGCGTTCGTGATGATGGTGATGATGTTCTCGCTTGCCGGCATTCCGCCGACGGTCGGCTTCTACGCGAAGCTCGCCGTTCTGGAGGCGACGGTCAACGCCGGCCTCACGTGGCTCGCGGTGCTCGCCGTCATCACGTCGCTGTTCGGCGCGTTCTACTATCTGCGCATCGTCAAGCTGATGTACTTCGACGCGCCGCAGGACACGACGCCGATCGCGGGCGACGCATGCAAGCGCGCGATCCTCGTGCTCAACGGCCTCGCAGTCGTCGTGCTCGGCATCGTGCCGGGCCCGCTGATGACGATCTGCCTGCAGGCCATCAGCCACACGCTGCCGCTGTAATGTCGGCCGCCGGCTGGTTCATCGTGCTGTTGGCGCTCGTGGGCGCCAACCTGCCGTTCCTGAATCAGCGCCTGTTCGCCGTCGTGCCGCTGAAAAGCGGGGCGACGGCGAAAAAGAGCGCATGGGTTCGGATCGGCGAAATGATCGTGCTGTATTTCGTCGTCGGCGCGTTGGGCTTCTGGCTCGAATCGCGCGCCGGCAATCGCTTCGAACAGGGCTGGCAGTTTTACGCGATCACTTTCAGTCTCTTCGTGGTGTTTGCGTTTCCCGGCTTCACGTTCCAGTATCTCGTCAAACGGCGTTGACGGCGTAGGCCGTCGCGCCCCACCGCGGAGCCGCCGATGGCCGACTTGCCGAATCACGACGCCACCCTCACCGAAACTTGCATCGAAAGCGAGCCTGTCTACGACGGCTCGTTCCTGAAGGTCAAGCGCGATACGGTTCGCTTGCCGGACGGCAAGCACGCGACGCGCGAATATGTGACGCATCCGGGCGCGGTGATGGTCATCCCGCTGTTCGACGACGGCCGTGTGCTGATGGAGAGCCAGTATCGCTACCCGATCGGCAAGGTGATGGCTGAATTTCCGGCGGGCAAGCTCGATCCGGACGAAGGCGCGCTCGCCTGCGCGGTTCGCGAATTGCGCGAGGAAACGGGCTACACCGCGCGCGAATACGTATTTCTCACGCGCATTCATCCGATCATTTCGTATTCGACCGAATTCATCGACATCTACCTCGCACGCGGCCTGACGGCGGGCGAGCGCAAGCTCGACGACGGCGAGTTCCTCGAGACGTTCACGGCGACGCTGCCGGACTTGCTCGAATGGGTGCGCACCGGCCAGATCACCGACGTGAAGACGATCATCGGCACGATGTGGCTCGAGAAGGCGATGTCGGGCGCATGGCCGCTCGGCAGTGTGATCCGGCCGTAGCAGCGCGCCGAGCGGCCGATTTTGCGAAGGGATACAATCGGTGCCGTCGGCCGGCTCGATCGTGTTCTTTTTCGGACTGAATTTAGCACGACCGTTCAAAAAATTTCCATTTGCGATACACTGGCAGCACGCCCTGATTCAGCATGAAGGTCCTCGATTTACAGTGCCCGCATGGCCATCGGTTCGAAGGCTGGTTCGCATCGGCCGATGAGTTCGAAGCGCAGTTGTCCCGCAAGCTGGTCGAATGTCCGGTGTGCGGGGCGACCGAGGTCAGCCGCATGCCGTCCGCGCCGCGCCTGAATCTGTCGGGTGCGTCGCAGGCGCGGCCGGCCGATCCGCGCGCGCTTCAGGCCCAGGCGCTGCGCGCGCTGCGCGAGGTGCTCGCGAAGACCGAGAACGTGGGCGAGCGCTTCGCCGAGGAAGCGCGGCGCATTCACTACAATGAAGCGCCCGCGCGCAGCATTCGCGGCGTGACCACGCCCGAAGACGCGCAAGCCTTGGCCGAAGAGGGCATCGACGTGATGCCGCTGCCGGTTCCCGCCGCGCTGAAAGAGCCCCTGCAGTGATCGACCGCTGATCGCTGCGCGGCCCGCAGGCGGCCGGCGCGGTCAGAGGAGACACTGCGCATGGATCTCGATTATTCCCCCGCCGACGACGCGTTTCGCGCCGAAGTCCGCGCGTGGCTCGAGGCGAATCTGCCTCGCGCGCTGCGCGATAAGGTTCTCAACCACAAGCGTTTGAATCGCGACGACTTCGCGAGCTGGCACCGGCTGCTCGGCACGCGAGGCTGGTCCGCGCCCGCGTGGCCCGTCGAGTACGGCGGGCCCGGCTGGGACGCGACGCAGCGCCACATCTGGGAAGAGGAGTGCGCGCGGATCGGCGCGCCGCCCGTGCTGCCGTTCGGCGTGTCGATGGTCGCGCCGGTGCTGATGAAGTACGGCAGCGAAGCGCAAAAGCGCCGTTATCTGCCGCGCATCCTCGACGGCACCGACTGGTGGTGCCAGGGCTACTCGGAGCCCGGCTCGGGCTCGGACCTCGCTTCGCTGCGCACGCGCGCCGAGCGCCGCGGCGATCATTACGTCGTCAACGGCCAGAAGACCTGGACGACGCTCGGCCAGTACGCCGACATGATGTTCTGCCTCGTGCGCACCGATCCCGACGCGAAGAAGCAGGAAGGGATATCGTTCCTGCTGATCGACATGAAATCGCCGGGCATCACGGTGCGCCCGATCGTCACGCTCGACGAGGATCGCGAAGTCAACGAAGTGTTCTTCGAGGACGTGAAGGTGCCCGTCGAGAATCTCGTCGGCGACGAAAATCGCGGCTGGACCTACGCGAAGTATCTGCTCGGGCACGAGCGCACCGGCATTGCTCGGGTCGGCGCATCGAAGCGCGAGCTCGATTTCCTGAAACGCCTCGCGTCGCGCGAGCACAAGAACGGCAAGCCGCTCATCGCCGATCCCGTGTTCGCCGCGAAGATCGCCGCGCTCGAAGTCGAGCTGATGGCGCTCGAAGTCACGGTGCTGCGCGTCGTCAGCAGTGAGGCGAGCGGGCGCGGGCCGGGGCCGGAGGCATCGATGCTGAAAATCAAGGGCACCGAGATCCAGCAGGCGCTGACCGAGCTGATGGTCGACGCGATCGGGCCGCTCGCCGCGCCGTTCGACGCGGCCTTCCTGGAGGGCGAGCGCGAGCACAGCGCGGCCGGCGACGACGACGCGGCGCCGCTCGCCGCGCATTACTTCAACTACCGCAAGACGTCGATCTACGGCGGTTCGAACGAAATCCAGAAGAACATCATCGCGCAGATGATTCTCGGACTGTAAGGAGCCGCGCCATGAACTTCACCTTCAGCGAAGAACAACAGCAATTCGCCGATGCGCTGCGCCGCTATCTCGATGAGCGCTACGGCTTCGACGCACGGTGCGCGATCGTCCATTCGGACGCGGGTGTGTCGGCCGACCAGTGGCGCGCGTTCGCCGAGCTGGGCCTGACCGCGCTGCCCGTGCCGGAAGCGCACGGCGGTTTCGGCGGCGGCGCAGTCGACATGCTCGTCGCGACGCAGGAGCTTGGGCGCGCGCTCGTCGTCGAGCCTTATTGGGCGACGGCCGTCGGGATCGAGGCGCTGCGTGTCGCGGGTTCGGGCGCCGGCGAGGACGCGGCGCTCCTCGAGCGCGCGGCGCAGGGCGACGCGAAGCTCGCGGTCGCGTTCCATGAGCCGCGCGCACGCCACGACCTGTTCGCGATCGCGACCGTCGCGCGGCCGGTCGGCGACAAATTCGTGCTGACGGGCGTCAAGTCGGTCGTCCGGCACGGCGCGCAGGCGGACGTGCTGATCGCGCCCGCGCGGCTGCCGAACGGCGCGATCGGCCTCTTCGCGATCGAGCGCGGCGCGGCAGGCGTCGACATCGTCGACTATCGGACGATCGACGGCCAGCGCGCGGCGACGATCCGCCTGTCGAACACGCCCGCTCGCGCGCTCGCGGGCGGCGAGCGCGACGCGGCCGCGCTCAAGCGGATCGCCGACTATGGAATCGTGCTGTTGTGCGGCGAAGCGATCGGCGCGCTCGACGCGCTCAACCGCGCGACGCTCGACTACACGAAGACGCGCGAACAGTTCGGCATGCCGATCGCGCGTTTCCAGGCGCTGCAGCACCGGATGGTCGACATGCTGATCCACGCCGAACAGGCGCGCTCGCTCACTTATCTCGCGGCGGTGCGCTACGCGAGCGGCGACGCGAACGCGCGCCGCAAGGCGGTGTCGGCGGCGAAGGCGCGCGTCGGGCAGGCCGCGCGCTTCGTCGGTCAGCAGGCGGTGCAGTTGCACGGCGGAATGGGCGTCACGGACGAGGTCGCGGCCGCGCATCTCTTCAAGCGTCTGTCGATCATCGAAACGACGCTCGGCGACGTCGATCATCACCTCGCGCGTTTCGCGTCGCTGCCGGATTTCGCGGCGCTGCAGGATGCCTGAGCGGGCGGCGCCCGCCCGTTTCATTTCACGGAGAAGCTCGATGGGTATCAGTTACGAAGACCTGGAAGTCGGCGGTAGAACCGAAGTCGGCAAGCATCGATTCACGGCCGACGAGATCGTCACGTTCGCGCAGGCTTACGATCCGCAACCGTTTCACGTCGACGCGGAAGCGGCGAAGTCGTCGATGTTCGGCGGGCTCGTCGCGAGCGGCTGGCATACGTGCTCGGTGTTCATGGGCATGCTCGTGCGCAACGTGCTCCAAGGCTCGACGAGCATGGGCTCGCCGGGCATCGAGGGGATTCGATGGATCAAGCCGGTGCGCGCGGGCGACACGATCACGATGTACAGCAAGGTTCTCGACAAGCGGCTGTCCGAGAGCAAGCCGGACCGCGGGATCGTGACGACCGAATGGGAAGGCGTCAACGAAGAGGGCGAGATCGTCATCACGGTGCGCTCGAAGGTGATCTTCGGGTTGCGGTCGCCGCAGGGGAGCGCATGACGGCGAGCGCGAACGAACTGCCGGTCGTCGCGTCGGCCGACGCGCTGCATGCGCGCGTCGGCGCGGCGCCGCTCGCGAGCGGCTGGATCGACGTCGACCAGGCGCGCGTCGACCGGTTCGCCGATGCGACCGGCGATCATCAATGGATTCACGTCGATCCCGAGCGTGCCGCGCGCGAGTCGCCGTTCGGCGGACCGATCGCGCATGGTTTTCTCACGCTGTCGCTGATTCCGGCGCTGATGACCGGCACGC
Above is a window of Burkholderia thailandensis E264 DNA encoding:
- a CDS encoding NADH-quinone oxidoreductase subunit J codes for the protein MDFTTVLFYIFSLLLVVSGLKVITSRNPVASALFLVLAFFNAAAIWMLLEAEFLAILLVLVYVGAVMVLFLFVVMMLDINIDVLRRDFKRFVPMATVVGAIIVVETALILWRGYGATGSPVRDMAAGALAGMPNTKLIGKVIYTDYIFAFEIAGLVLLVAIIAAVALTAQKGKDSKRQRVSEQVKVRREDRVRLVKMQADKPQTEAAASDAASGSSNG
- the nuoK gene encoding NADH-quinone oxidoreductase subunit NuoK; amino-acid sequence: MLTLAHYLVLGAILFAIAIVGIFLNRRNIIIILMAIELMLLAVNTNFVAFSHYLGDVHGQIFVFFVLTVAAAEAAIGLAILVTLFRKLDTINVEDLDQLKG
- the nuoG gene encoding NADH-quinone oxidoreductase subunit NuoG; the protein is MVELEIDGKKVEVPEGSMVIQAAHKADTYIPHFCYHKKLSVAANCRMCLVEVEKMPKAVPACATPVSAGMIVHTNSDKAVKAQQSVMEFLLINHPLDCPICDQGGECQLQDLAVGYGKSTSRYAEEKRVVFHKEVGPLISMEEMSRCIHCTRCVRFGQEIAGVMEFGMLGRGEHSEITTFVGKTVDSELSGNMIDLCPVGALTSKPFRYSARTWELSRRKSVSPHDSVGANLVVQVKNNRVMRVLPFENEAVNECWISDKDRFSYEGLNSEERLTKPMIKQGGEWREVDWQTALEYVARGLKGIADEHGPAALAALATAHSTVEELFLLKQLANELKTPNVDFRLRQADFSAAAQGAPWLGMPIADLSAVDAAFVVGSFLRRDHPLFAARLRQAAKNGAKLHFLHATSDDALIPTAQRIVAAPSAWLDALAGVAAAVAQARGVALPDALAGVEASDAARAVAQSLANGERRAVLLGNSAVQHPQFARIHAIAQWIADNTGATLGFLTEAANTVGAHLVGALPGANGLNARDAFAQPRKGYVLLNVEPEFDTADPAQALAALKQAETVVVLSPFKYGLDYADVLLPISPFTETAGTYVNAEGRAQSFNGVVRPLGDTRPAWKVLRVLGSLLGLPNFEYETSEEVRLAALGDGEIAPRLSNKTSAAPARAVAQAANGALERLADVPIYHADALSRRAGALHLTAASKTAHKAGLPAALFDKLGLKNGDAVRVRQGDRTVQLPAVRDENLAEAVVRVSAATPAGAALGSLSGELVVEKA
- the nuoI gene encoding NADH-quinone oxidoreductase subunit NuoI, which codes for MTAIQQFFKTFFLTELLKGLALTGRYTFKRKFTVQFPEEKTPISPRFRGLHALRRYENGEERCIACKLCEAVCPAMAITIESETRADNTRRTTRYDIDLTKCIFCGFCEESCPVDSIVETQILEYHGEKRGDLYFTKEMLLAVGDRYEKEIAAAKAADARYR
- the nuoH gene encoding NADH-quinone oxidoreductase subunit NuoH translates to MSLFDTINSGGAQLLGVAWPTVWALVRILVVAVVILLCVAYLILWERKLIGWMHVRLGPNRVGPAGLLQPIADVLKLLLKEVIHPTAASRWLYLIAPVMTVVPAFAVWAVIPFQAGAVLANINAGLLYAMAISSIGVYAVILAGWASNSKYAFLGAMRAAAQMVSYEISMGFALVLVLMTAGSLNLSEIVGSQQHGFFAGHGVNFLSWNWLPLLPVFVIYFISGIAETNRHPFDVVEGESEIVAGHMIDYSGMAFALFFLAEYINMIVISALAATLFLGGWDAPFEFLSFIPGIFWLVLKVFALLSVFIWARATFPRYRYDQIMRLGWKVFLPVCVFWVIVVGFWMMSPLNIWK